One Gossypium hirsutum isolate 1008001.06 chromosome A08, Gossypium_hirsutum_v2.1, whole genome shotgun sequence genomic window, GCCAATCATTGAAGAACCAAATCTGGGGCTTGATCCCATGACTGCTGCCATCTCATTAATCTCATGTGGTGAAGATGTCATTACTTCCCAAGGACTTAAGGCTGCTGATATTGAATCAATCCAAAATGAGCAACTTTTAGAGGTTCTCTATGAGTGTGAAAAGGATATGATGGCAAAAGCAGCTATGGAAACACCACTGTCCCAGGTCCTTGATATCAAGATTCCTGTTGTGAAGATCAATGAAAACCAAAATCTTGAAAACAAAGTGCTCTCTGATATCCCATTTCAGAAAAGTGTCAGCTCGAGTTGCTTAAGCTCAATGGAGTGGGTGCAAGGAGCTGTAATCAAGCCTAACTTTCTGGATTTTCCTGGAATGGATTTTGGTTCTGTTTATGGAATGAGGAGAGCTTTTAGTGAAGGAGATATACAGGTTAGTCTTAATTGCTTGGTTTTATACGATTTTACCTGTGCAGTGGCAGATACTAATGCTGTCAACTTTTCTGTTGGCGTTTATGTGAAATACCAtttcttttcttaaaaataatCCGATTTAGAACTTATTTCTACAGCAAATGCACCATATTTTAAGATGTTAGGAGCCTCTCCCTTGAATTACCTCGACCTTGGCTAATTAGAGTATCTTTCCATCCATGAGTTTCCTGCTCTTCACTGGTGGAGCCCAAAAGTGACCTTAGCACAACCCATTTAGATTAGTTTGCAACTATGTTGTCTTATCAACATACGAACACAACATTCTTTATCCCATTTCAAAATCGCACTAGGAAGCGATGTTGatcctcttttcttttctactGATATCTAAAATTCAGACATGTTCTCTCTTTTGTCTGGAAAAGGAAACCAGCAGAATCAAGTGACACATCAAATTATAGTCGTGCACCGAGCATGTTTGCCATTGTAATGACTGAGAAACTTTTAGATGTTTGTGGCCATTTCCACAGGATGAGCTGGGTCATTGATACTGAATTTTTATGACAGACTCTTGGCAATGGGAATGCGAGTGTCATCTGTTCTCCTCTTGAGCGACCAATAATGATCAGCTGCTGTTCTACTGAAGATCGAAGGGAAAAGCTTTCCAGATACAGGAATAAGAAGACCAAGAGGAACTTTGGAAGGAAAATCAAGGTATTTCAATTTCCATGCATTTTACAATCAAACAAGTAAAGACTCCATGGTTATTTTTGTGATCCTTTGTTGGACTTGGGTATTGAAACTTATAATATGGTTCACTTCGTCCAGTACGCTTGCAGGAAGGCTCTTGCTGACAGTCAACCAAGGATCCGTGGAAGGTTTGCAAAGACTGAAGAATCTGACAACTCCAAGAGGCAGTAATTGTTGACTAATTCCAAAGTAAAACAGGAATGAAGTAGCTAGACCCTAGAGGTGatggataatatatatatgtatatatatctcaGTAGTGTCAACTTGGCGCGCACacacatatatctatatatataaacctTTGTGGAAATCTTATACAGAGTTGATGCTAAATAAACCAGAACGTAGATCCTGAGAAATAATTCTATCTTATTTGCTGTAATAACCTCCTCTCCTCTCCAAGTAGGATGTACATAGTGTTTGTTCAATAAAATGATGGCAAAGCAGAAATTTGCACTTGTTCATACAGGTTATATAAAACGATGATGAATGTTTAAGATTTTTCAACACTCCATCATGAGCTCATCCATGGATCtatttgattgcatttcattGGACAACAATGGGCCAATAAGCTTGTCCAGGCCAACTCAAGGGTTTTGGATTTTTGTGTGGTGGCACAAAAGTATATACCTTTCAAGGAAGTGTTTCTTTTTTATTAGGTGTTGATGTGTCAGGGAATTCGGTTTTCAATGGCGGGATGATTTCCCAAAACTTCCAATAATTTTGTCAAATTATGTATTATTAGTTTTACCTTGGGAGTTTAATTCCAACCATTGGTTGCTACAATAATTCTCACATGTGGACAAACACAACAATAATTTCATTTGTGGTAAATAAATATCATTTCTTAATAGTAGTAAGCTACGCCAACAGGCTCTTGTTGGTATATCGGAGTCACCAACATGACATTAATCAAAATTACAGGATACTATAAACATGTACACCCACTCTGtgataaaaaattcttttaaaagaaaatggttagtttatAAATAATAAGTGACAGATTTATGAAGAAAGTTGGtagaatttcttttttcttttaattaatatataggACTAACcttaatgttattattttaagattaatatatattttttaaaaatcctaaaattcCTATTGTAAACTCAATATCCAGTATCTACATGTCACATCAtcggtttgaaaatttatttatataatacatagtaaaatgtttgaacatatagatatatctatttatataataatatttataacaaCTACAAAAATTATAACTATTACTCAAATTACTATTGGAAACTTAATTTTTGTAACCAAATACTCAAAATCTTATTggaaatttaattttgtaatttttttaaaaaaaacataaaatttataatggcaaaaaacataattatatagtttttacgaatttcacaatttttaattaacaatttttataAAGTATTTAGTTACAACATTGGGTTTCCAATAGAAATTTTAGTagatttttgcaatttttttaaaatactgttATATAAATAATAGATTTTGGAACAAATATCATGGCATGTTGACCCTATTAATAGATCAATGTCGGTCAACTTGGTCAACtttgatctttcatgagtttggaaaccacattaggtcctttcggaattctttacttagtaaatatgcattttactgatccttatttactaagtaTTTCTTAgaattcgtgtgaggtaacagggacgtgttaggtttgaaacaatttaatcacacaaatctaaaaactatgcagataacaaagcttggttagagttgttatgtaacctacaatttaatcgggttggGATCTAAATTGAGAATGCACGTTTCAATTATATATCCAGTAGCCATCGTCTGGTTAAGATCGCTcaactaattcaggtgcatttcaatcacgtatgaacgaaatacagacttgattttaattgaaaatatgattgattgaggcacaaacattataagcatgaatcaaataaatattatttaatcaaagcaatcatcctagcttaaataaaattaagctaacattgttgtaaataagaacaaagaacaaatagcaaacatttttagattgaattaaagaaaagaaagattaaacccaaagcagagtggttgtcacccaagactctgaccgaCGAGGGTTTTCACTCtttcgctttgctcctttgctgatagCTCTCCAAGGgggccgaccaagggctctttaagaggcttaattgctaaaatctctatgaaaagatgatgctaggcgtggggaatggaaaatgctaaagagaattgagagagaagagagaatgatgagggatgatGGATGATTGATGAGGGATCAAATGAGgccttatttataggtgaagaaaggagggtagtttgctaaaaatagaaaggtttagtctcttcaagcttttccaatgagtggtcggccatgcttagtggattttgagttgaattttgcttgatttttaagcaattgaaatgccataacaactcaggactaagacttggccaaatgtaaatcttcgggcaaatctctaatttcttcaacattgcaaggaccttgtgtaattaaaccaaaaagtggtctATGTGGACAACCATGTGTAGccgaaattgggttgacttggtcttcaattttgacggtttttgtaatccaacaaagcagACCTGtctaaaataaatcaataaattaaaggactaaaaaataaaataattaattaattaaaacccagattattaatgaaatattttaaaatgaattattaaatataattttatattttattatttaatttaatcatgcatggcctattttatgtcttaaaaatataatatgttcaaataaatataaaagaagccattttatgcatggaaactatataataaagcaaaagatcacattttaataatttccatgtcctaatttcatattttcacatatttcattaatttattaaacgattacttaattttaacaacgaatttaagtaaaaaggtgataaattgcataggaaaaatcttatatatttttcagtttacacacccccaaacttaaatcattgcttgtcccgagtaatgtttatgcacagcaacaggtcttgctaaggcaaaattgctaaCTGCTTAAGCAAcatcaatctttgtcccataatcatgcattaataacttcatgttCATAGATCttttttattaacaagtaattcataggCAAACATTTTTAGAGTTTCATACTaagtttcaaaatatgccaacattaAGCATAGTTTGTATGTACGTCACAAccatagataacattcttcattcaatgTAAATTCTTAtaaatcaagcaaacaatcataaggcttatttatgatcttcatatgttgaacttagtacttcctctccactaatttaggtgacataatcatcaaatcaataggtcttttttAAGATTGTAATGGCtcagttaaaggtagggattttaagagatgagacattttggttgcaaaatcttaacctttaactttgtcttggatttATCGAAATACAGCCTTGTTCTTTaaatgaacctttggaacaccctcaaacttattttgaactcaagttcatacatttttctttttggagactgagcaaacttttcttcgctcttcctttatctcaattttttttagcatgagcacatacatctttttgaaaatttcctcaaatgttgattaccaagacaactttagttaagatgggtgcacaaaattaggataacttaaAAGATGGTAATGTGGCTTATAGTGTAGGTTCATTACAATAAACAGGCCTTTAAGTTCAAAAATTACAGTTTTAAGGGTCTGATGtcatagggttggcttgaaaaggctcagacgatccaaagaaatagtgcctatatcattttagatttttatgtcccctaggatttcgcTTCAAAAAAGTTACTAAGTTAATTCTAAAGATACAAcctttcatgcatgtctaatctcaagagaaactaagttttcatcgcaaacattactaaggctaagatcatacaagcattccattcttcatgataacatactttcactcagataaaatcatcattcatactttcatacaaactatctcattaacaaaaaatgtctctaaacattcatttattaaaacatacttatgaaagaaatggttgaaaaatacttgaaaaattttaaaatttgagcaatttattgccttacccccttttaaaaagaagcaatgtcctcattgtgagaacaaagtaatgaatgaaaattgaacaccaggtagggttgtaaagaaagagaggtgagtcattaagactgcttaaataccaagtctttcctaataactaatcctagacatgttcattcccattaccacatcacttagtcttattctttctaaaaaagtgttaagtttattcatGCTTGTTATGCTTTATTctgtagaaattaaatcctaattacaaaagaaataaattcctcaagacctaaaaataattaaataaattacaagacaagaatcccctttttatttttttgactcattctgtaatatcctaaattagggcttaatcggaatagtggttttgtgaccataaatccgagatagaaataattattttataattattttgatgaatatgatatgattgcatgattgtgtgaaaatttcgtgatgaaattctatgcctaaagtacttaattgaaagtagggactaaatcgaataagttgcaaaattttcattctagaaatttttagtatgaaattgttttggaatattaatgaggaggtcttaaatagcaatttgaccaattttaagttcatggacaaatttaggacatggaaggaatttttggaaagtttagtagtaagggtattttggtcatttagttattaaaatgaattaaaaacaaaattaaaagccaatttttgtccatcttcttcattaggccgaaatttcaagggttctccatagctagggtttgtttcaagcttccaagctccataggaagtgattccaagcccagtttttaatgatttttacgattttgagatcccgataactcgataaagcttatgttagcaataatttaacctagggtttatatttggaaaaatacccataggtgaaatttgtgtattttgatgttttatgatagaatatgaagttttaaattatgttagacaacttgtactactcgattttaagcaaaaacgagaaaaagggcttaatcggtaaaaatacctaatagtcacaagtacatgttagagtgagaatttgatgtttccatagaagagaaaagtgatcagcatgttgtaaaacataagaataaggaataaaatttaatcccgagcctaggggcaaaaatgtaaatatgcaaaagtttaggggtaaaattgtaattttgccaaaatttgagttaaggattaatttgataatgtgagtattaaataagctaaatgtgttattttagatcaagaaagacgtggaatcaacctcaatcgaggaaaagaaaagattgtggactaaattgcaaaatctttgtattttggtaccaaggtaagttcatgtgtaaataaagtagcataattgttatttttaagttattaatgttaattatatgttatgctgaattttattatgaaatgtatactttgtggttaatttcaaataatatgtaaattatgtgagctacttgttaaatataattgttaccgagtattgatttcggcattctacggaagacggcaaggataagtgttcgaggaaaaagcccgtttgaaccttaggaatagattaggatacaagtgacatgtcactaggatggttgagcatccgaactcgttgagttgagtccgagttcacttatggatgcgaatgttcgaactcgttgagttgagtccgagttcgtgagatgtaactaggcatccgaactcgttgagttgagtccgagttcacttatggatacgaacgcctgagctcgttgagttgagtccgagttcgcttatgggcgggttacatgattgcttgattgcatatattgcacttatgtgcaagttatccatgtatccgaattatattccgatgtgttcaacgggtaaagttctactcaatggaggaatattcgagatgtaaagagaagtattggtgagtgatgtgaaatggttattttggacaggtatgtatttaaccctcgggttgagtattgatacaaccacgataaggtaataagatgatgaaaaatgattaaaaatgtgatatgtgttttagtgatacatgctaatgttgattggtatgactgtttgttatgttacttattatttgcatatgaacttactaagcatttatgcttactccctccttcttactcattgtagttttggacaagccagctcaggagtcgggataggtcgaaggctcagtcacactatccggaagacttttggtaatggcttgtaaatttaagtatggcatgtatagcaatatacatttttttgtgtaaatgatcttatggtatggtgatggaatggttgaggaaatgcttgataatgataaattatgaaaatatttagtttagattatatttgatgttaaggaaaattaataagatacttagtgcataaaaactcataaaagggatgaaatttgccataaacaggatactgcagcaacactgacacaagtttgaaaatttactaaaaatcatagaaattgaatttggtgatggactatataaaattgaatcttattatgtctagtttcacatgaaacaaatgaaacaagtaaaggaattatatgttagaagatatttgaattttagtgaaatagagtcatagcagtttctgaatcccctattccaactttagaaattcaccataaattttaaaaatataattaggtggtgtattttatattctcagaatacttattgagtctagtttgaggagaaataaacctcatagtcatttgaattttgtacagagagaaatatggttcgtagtaaacagaggtcaggccagtcaagtcctgaaataggggtaactttaactaataaactgtactaattggcccaaccaaaaattctagaaaaaattagtagataggtatatgagtctagatccaggaaaaatttacggatcttgatttcgagtttcgtaactcgagatatgatttttcttgtgactgtgatgcaagtagcttaaaagctgtgaatgtagaaataaataatctaaagttctaaatatgttaaattaagcttagtaacacctcatactcgactccggcgatggtctcgggcgtgggggcgttacattttggtggtatcagagcaggtttagtcggttctcggattacgtgttgtatgtacgaatttgctatacatgccatatgtatgaattgtgatagtgtgacgacttctgaccttttaaaatgatttttatatagtaaatggatcccgatccagctgtggcagatgaagtagagagtaatgcgccagctccgactgaaggggcagcgccgactgaaaacccaccccctactg contains:
- the LOC107915137 gene encoding uncharacterized protein isoform X1 translates to MYAETGLFFPYMQKFSEDFQQFIDYCKTQKPNASTNNLVQISTISEYDLGGEGDLFKAPEPIIEEPNLGLDPMTAAISLISCGEDVITSQGLKAADIESIQNEQLLEVLYECEKDMMAKAAMETPLSQVLDIKIPVVKINENQNLENKVLSDIPFQKSVSSSCLSSMEWVQGAVIKPNFLDFPGMDFGSVYGMRRAFSEGDIQTLGNGNASVICSPLERPIMISCCSTEDRREKLSRYRNKKTKRNFGRKIKYACRKALADSQPRIRGRFAKTEESDNSKRQ
- the LOC107915137 gene encoding uncharacterized protein isoform X2 produces the protein MYAETGLFFPYMQKFSEDFQQFIDYCKTQKPNASTISTISEYDLGGEGDLFKAPEPIIEEPNLGLDPMTAAISLISCGEDVITSQGLKAADIESIQNEQLLEVLYECEKDMMAKAAMETPLSQVLDIKIPVVKINENQNLENKVLSDIPFQKSVSSSCLSSMEWVQGAVIKPNFLDFPGMDFGSVYGMRRAFSEGDIQTLGNGNASVICSPLERPIMISCCSTEDRREKLSRYRNKKTKRNFGRKIKYACRKALADSQPRIRGRFAKTEESDNSKRQ